A stretch of Saccharothrix texasensis DNA encodes these proteins:
- a CDS encoding redox-sensing transcriptional repressor Rex gives MSRSSSVAAQRGEGDGVVTRPGETGPEAPADVRERARAIPEAAVARLAVYLRVLSGMVEQGVTTISSEELAGAAGVNSAKLRKDLSYIGSYGTRGVGYDVEVLVSHIERILGLTRKHSVAVVGIGNLGHALANYGGFPSRGFPVAALFDIDPDLTGVPVGGIPVDHIDDITSVCAEREVSIGVIATPPQAAQAVCDRLVSAGVQCILNFAPVVLQVPDYVEVRKVDLAVEMQILSFHVARRADEAAGDVVNGIGVDGVVIRP, from the coding sequence ATGTCGAGGAGTTCCAGCGTGGCGGCTCAGCGGGGCGAGGGTGACGGTGTCGTGACCCGCCCAGGAGAGACCGGCCCCGAAGCGCCCGCCGACGTCCGGGAGCGGGCGCGCGCGATCCCCGAGGCGGCGGTGGCGCGGCTCGCGGTCTACCTCCGCGTGCTCTCGGGCATGGTCGAGCAGGGCGTGACGACCATCTCCAGCGAGGAGCTCGCGGGCGCGGCCGGGGTCAACTCGGCCAAGCTCCGCAAGGACCTCTCCTACATCGGCTCCTACGGCACGCGCGGCGTCGGCTACGACGTCGAGGTGCTCGTGAGCCACATCGAGCGCATCCTCGGCCTCACCCGCAAGCACTCGGTGGCGGTCGTCGGGATCGGTAATCTTGGTCACGCGCTGGCCAACTACGGCGGCTTCCCCAGCCGCGGCTTCCCGGTCGCCGCGCTGTTCGACATCGACCCGGACCTGACGGGAGTGCCGGTAGGCGGCATCCCGGTCGACCACATCGACGACATCACGTCGGTCTGCGCGGAGCGCGAGGTCTCGATCGGGGTCATCGCGACACCCCCGCAGGCAGCTCAGGCCGTCTGCGACCGTTTGGTATCCGCCGGAGTCCAGTGCATCCTGAACTTCGCACCCGTCGTGCTCCAAGTGCCGGACTACGTCGAAGTGCGCAAGGTCGACCTGGCGGTCGAGATGCAGATCCTGTCGTTCCACGTCGCGCGGCGGGCTGACGAGGCCGCCGGTGACGTGGTCAACGGCATCGGTGTGGACGGGGTGGTGATTCGCCCGTGA
- a CDS encoding glutamyl-tRNA reductase, producing the protein MSVLVVGLSHRTTPVPVLERVAVADADRGKVLDQLLKAPSVSEAVLLSTCNRVEVYAVVETFHGGMNEVVEVLARQAGAEPADLFEHLYVHYSAAAVEHLFSVAGGLDSMVVGEAQILGQLRNSYNAADEQGVVGRTLHELVQHALRVGKRVHTETDIDHAGASVVSEALRDADTALRRASGGKVGLEGRTALIVGAGSMGGLAAAHLRRAGIGEVVIANRTPANGERLATALRADGVTATSTGLTALADEVAKADVLFACTGSVGTVVGAEHIGDRAPDRPLVVCDLGLPKDVDPAAALLDGVRVVDLETLQRRLSDAPTGQGTLRAAEIVAEEVRAYLAGQRSAGVTPTVTALRKRAAEVVDAELLRLDSRLPELPAPVRDELAKTVRRVVDKLLHTPTVRVKELAAAPGGAGYAEALRELFGLDPQAPSAVSTPHSTQPKGEKR; encoded by the coding sequence ATGAGCGTTCTCGTCGTCGGCCTTTCCCACCGGACCACCCCCGTTCCCGTGCTGGAGCGCGTCGCGGTCGCCGACGCCGACCGCGGCAAGGTCCTCGACCAGCTGCTGAAGGCGCCGAGCGTGTCCGAGGCCGTGCTGCTGTCGACCTGCAACCGGGTCGAGGTGTACGCGGTCGTCGAGACGTTCCACGGCGGCATGAACGAGGTCGTCGAGGTGCTCGCCCGCCAGGCCGGGGCCGAGCCCGCCGACCTGTTCGAGCACCTGTACGTGCACTACTCCGCCGCCGCCGTCGAACACCTGTTCTCGGTGGCCGGCGGCCTCGACTCGATGGTCGTCGGCGAGGCCCAGATCCTGGGCCAGCTGCGCAACTCCTACAACGCCGCCGACGAGCAGGGCGTGGTCGGCCGCACGCTGCACGAGCTGGTCCAGCACGCGCTGCGGGTGGGCAAGCGCGTGCACACCGAGACCGACATCGACCACGCGGGCGCGTCCGTCGTCTCCGAGGCGCTGAGGGACGCGGACACCGCGCTGCGCCGCGCCTCCGGCGGCAAGGTGGGGCTGGAGGGGCGCACCGCCCTGATCGTCGGCGCCGGGTCGATGGGCGGCCTGGCCGCCGCCCACCTGCGCCGGGCCGGCATCGGCGAGGTCGTGATCGCCAACCGGACCCCCGCCAACGGCGAACGCCTGGCCACGGCCCTGCGCGCGGACGGCGTCACCGCCACCTCGACCGGCCTGACCGCCCTGGCCGACGAGGTCGCCAAGGCCGACGTGCTGTTCGCGTGCACCGGCTCCGTCGGCACGGTCGTCGGCGCCGAGCACATCGGCGACCGCGCGCCGGACCGGCCGCTGGTCGTCTGCGACCTCGGCCTGCCCAAGGACGTCGACCCGGCCGCGGCGCTGCTCGACGGCGTCCGCGTGGTCGACCTGGAGACCCTCCAGCGCAGGCTGTCCGACGCCCCGACCGGGCAGGGCACGCTGCGCGCGGCGGAGATCGTGGCCGAGGAGGTCCGCGCCTACCTGGCCGGGCAGCGCTCGGCCGGGGTCACGCCCACCGTGACGGCGCTGCGCAAGCGTGCCGCCGAGGTCGTGGACGCCGAGCTGCTGCGGCTGGACTCGCGGCTGCCCGAGCTGCCCGCCCCGGTCCGCGACGAGCTGGCCAAGACCGTGCGCCGGGTGGTGGACAAGCTCCTGCACACCCCCACCGTGCGGGTGAAGGAGCTGGCCGCGGCGCCCGGCGGGGCCGGGTACGCCGAGGCGCTGCGCGAGCTGTTCGGGCTCGACCCGCAGGCGCCGTCCGCCGTCAGCACCCCCCATTCGACGCAACCCAAAGGTGAGAAGCGGTGA
- the hemC gene encoding hydroxymethylbilane synthase — MNRTLRIGTRGSALALAQTGHVADALRDAGATVEIVTISTPGDRSSAPIAEIGIGVFTSALRDALANGEIDVAVHSYKDLPTARDPRLSLAAVPPREDPRDALVARDGLTLGELPTGARVGTGSPRRAAQLNALGLGIEVVALRGNVDSRIRKVADGELDAVVLARAGIARLGRTAEITETLEPIQMLPAPAQGALAVECRVDDVDAEHLLQSTLDDSASRAAVAAERALLAALEAGCSAPVGALADVVEDLAEDAGDGDADGSTRVVLRLSLRGVMATEDGDLLRASATGDLTAAEELGRALAAELLDLSGHATASPAGRS, encoded by the coding sequence GTGAACCGCACCCTGAGGATCGGCACCCGCGGCAGCGCCCTCGCGCTGGCGCAGACCGGCCACGTGGCCGACGCGCTGCGCGACGCGGGCGCGACCGTGGAGATCGTCACGATCTCCACGCCCGGTGACCGCTCGTCCGCGCCCATCGCCGAGATCGGCATCGGGGTGTTCACCTCGGCGCTGCGCGACGCGCTCGCGAACGGCGAGATCGACGTCGCCGTGCACTCGTACAAGGACCTGCCGACGGCGCGCGACCCGCGCCTGTCGCTGGCCGCCGTCCCGCCCCGGGAGGACCCGCGTGACGCGCTGGTCGCCCGGGACGGCCTGACCCTCGGCGAGCTGCCGACCGGCGCGAGGGTGGGCACCGGCTCACCCCGCCGCGCCGCCCAGCTCAACGCGCTCGGACTGGGCATCGAGGTGGTCGCCCTGCGCGGCAACGTCGACTCCCGCATCCGCAAGGTCGCCGACGGCGAACTGGACGCCGTCGTGCTCGCCCGCGCCGGCATCGCCCGCCTCGGCCGCACGGCCGAGATCACCGAGACCTTGGAGCCCATCCAGATGCTCCCCGCGCCCGCACAGGGCGCCCTCGCAGTGGAGTGCCGGGTCGACGACGTCGACGCCGAACACCTCCTCCAGTCCACTTTGGACGATTCGGCCAGCAGGGCCGCTGTCGCCGCCGAGCGCGCCCTCCTGGCCGCGCTCGAGGCAGGCTGCAGCGCGCCGGTCGGCGCACTGGCCGATGTGGTGGAAGACCTCGCCGAAGACGCAGGCGACGGGGACGCGGACGGCTCGACGCGAGTCGTGCTCCGCCTGTCCCTGCGCGGGGTCATGGCGACGGAGGATGGCGACCTCCTCCGTGCGTCCGCCACTGGTGACTTGACCGCAGCAGAGGAACTCGGCCGCGCGCTGGCCGCCGAGTTGCTCGACCTCTCCGGCCACGCCACCGCGTCGCCGGCGGGGCGTAGTTGA
- a CDS encoding uroporphyrinogen-III synthase: MTRARKTPGRVAFVGSGPGDTGLLTVRARDLLHKAELVVTDPDVPAEVVALVPDGVEVRPAVGDPADVAKDLVAEAKNGHAVVRLVAGDPLTLDSVVKEAQAVSKTTIAFDVVPGVPAGTAVPAYAGVALGAVHTEADVRGVTDWSGLAAAPGTLVLHATGGHLAEAASSLVENGLAPQTPVAVTCDGTGFGQRTVDTTLASLAADAGDLGGPLVVTVGAAVAGRPKLSWWESRALYGWRVLVPRTKEQAGAMSDRLHSHGAIPVEVPTISVEPPRSPAQMERSVKGLVDGRYQWVVFTSTNAVRAVWEKFREFGLDARAFSGVKIACVGESTAAKVRSFGIIPELVPSGEQSSEGLLADFPPYDDILDPVDRVLLPRADIATETLAAGLRDRGWEIDDVTAYRTVRAAPPPADTREMIKSGGFDAVCFTSSSTVRNLVGIAGKPHARTLVACIGPQTAETAREFGLRVDVQPEDANVPALVDALAQHAARLRAEGALPPPRKTKRLRRS; encoded by the coding sequence ATGACCCGCGCACGCAAGACCCCCGGCCGAGTCGCGTTCGTCGGCTCAGGTCCGGGCGACACCGGGCTGCTCACGGTCCGGGCCCGCGACCTGCTCCACAAGGCGGAGCTCGTGGTCACGGACCCGGACGTCCCGGCCGAGGTGGTGGCGCTGGTACCCGACGGCGTCGAGGTGCGACCCGCCGTGGGCGATCCCGCCGACGTCGCGAAGGACCTGGTCGCCGAGGCGAAGAACGGCCACGCCGTGGTCCGCCTCGTAGCCGGCGACCCGCTGACCCTGGACTCCGTGGTGAAGGAGGCGCAAGCCGTCTCCAAGACCACGATCGCCTTCGACGTGGTGCCCGGCGTCCCCGCCGGCACCGCCGTGCCCGCCTACGCCGGCGTCGCACTGGGCGCCGTCCACACCGAGGCCGACGTCCGGGGGGTGACCGACTGGTCCGGCCTGGCCGCCGCGCCGGGAACGCTCGTCCTGCACGCCACCGGCGGCCACCTGGCCGAGGCCGCGTCGTCGCTCGTGGAGAACGGCCTGGCCCCGCAGACCCCGGTCGCGGTGACCTGCGACGGCACCGGCTTCGGCCAGCGCACCGTGGACACCACGCTCGCCTCCCTGGCCGCCGACGCCGGCGACCTGGGCGGCCCGCTGGTCGTCACCGTCGGCGCGGCCGTGGCCGGTCGGCCGAAGCTCTCCTGGTGGGAGTCCCGCGCCCTGTACGGCTGGCGCGTCCTCGTCCCGCGCACCAAGGAGCAGGCTGGCGCGATGAGCGACCGGCTGCACTCCCACGGCGCGATCCCGGTCGAGGTCCCGACCATCTCCGTCGAGCCGCCGCGCAGCCCCGCCCAGATGGAGCGCTCGGTGAAGGGCCTGGTCGACGGCCGCTACCAGTGGGTCGTCTTCACCTCGACCAACGCCGTCCGGGCCGTCTGGGAGAAGTTCCGCGAGTTCGGCCTGGACGCCCGCGCGTTCTCCGGCGTGAAGATCGCCTGCGTCGGCGAGAGCACGGCCGCCAAGGTCCGCAGCTTCGGCATCATCCCGGAGCTGGTCCCGTCCGGCGAGCAGTCCTCGGAAGGACTGCTGGCGGACTTCCCGCCGTACGACGACATACTGGACCCGGTGGACCGCGTCCTGCTGCCGCGTGCGGACATCGCCACCGAAACCCTGGCGGCCGGCCTGCGGGATCGCGGCTGGGAGATCGACGACGTCACGGCCTACCGCACCGTCCGCGCCGCCCCGCCGCCCGCGGACACCCGCGAGATGATCAAGTCGGGCGGTTTCGACGCGGTCTGCTTCACCTCGTCCTCCACGGTCCGCAACCTGGTGGGCATCGCGGGCAAGCCGCACGCCCGCACCCTGGTCGCGTGCATCGGCCCGCAGACCGCCGAGACGGCCCGCGAGTTCGGCCTGCGCGTCGACGTCCAACCCGAGGACGCCAACGTCCCCGCCCTGGTGGACGCCCTCGCCCAGCACGCCGCCAGGCTCCGCGCGGAAGGCGCCCTCCCGCCCCCGCGCAAGACCAAGCGCCTGCGCAGGTCCTGA
- the hemB gene encoding porphobilinogen synthase, translating to MFPSHRPRRLRTTAAMRRLVSETTVRPRQLVLPMFVKEGATAPTEIQSMPGVFQHTRESLRKAAVQAVQAGVGGIMLFGVPAERDAVGSGATDPDGILNAALRDLRHELGDSTVLMSDCCLDEFTDHGHCGVLTPDGAVDNDATLQVYGEMAVAQAEAGAHVVGPSGMMDGQIGFIRAALDEAGHTDTGVLAYSAKYASALYGPFRDAVESQLQGDRKTYQQDPANAREALREVALDLAEGADMVMVKPALPYLDVLKAVAEVSDVPVAAYQISGEYAMVEAASRNGWIDRERTVLEMLTSIRRAGADIVLTYWAVEASAWLDRG from the coding sequence GTGTTCCCGTCCCACCGCCCCCGCCGCCTGCGCACCACCGCGGCCATGCGCCGCCTGGTCAGCGAGACCACGGTGCGCCCGCGCCAGCTGGTCCTGCCCATGTTCGTCAAGGAAGGCGCGACCGCGCCGACCGAGATCCAGAGCATGCCGGGCGTCTTCCAGCACACCCGCGAGTCGCTGCGCAAAGCCGCCGTCCAGGCGGTTCAGGCGGGTGTCGGCGGGATCATGCTGTTCGGCGTTCCCGCCGAGCGGGACGCCGTGGGCTCCGGCGCGACCGACCCGGACGGCATCCTCAACGCCGCCCTGCGCGACCTCCGCCACGAGCTCGGCGACTCGACGGTCCTCATGTCGGACTGCTGCCTGGACGAGTTCACCGACCACGGCCACTGCGGCGTGCTCACCCCCGACGGGGCCGTGGACAACGACGCCACCCTCCAGGTCTACGGCGAGATGGCCGTCGCCCAGGCCGAAGCGGGCGCGCACGTCGTCGGGCCCAGCGGCATGATGGACGGCCAGATCGGGTTCATCCGCGCCGCCCTCGACGAGGCCGGCCACACCGACACCGGCGTCCTCGCCTACAGCGCCAAGTACGCGTCCGCCCTCTACGGCCCGTTCCGCGACGCCGTCGAGTCCCAGCTCCAGGGCGACCGCAAGACCTACCAGCAGGACCCGGCCAACGCCCGTGAAGCGCTCCGCGAGGTCGCGCTCGACCTCGCCGAGGGCGCCGACATGGTCATGGTCAAGCCCGCGCTGCCCTACCTCGACGTGCTCAAGGCCGTCGCCGAGGTCTCCGACGTGCCCGTCGCCGCGTACCAGATCTCCGGCGAGTACGCGATGGTCGAGGCCGCGTCCCGCAACGGCTGGATCGACCGCGAGCGGACCGTGCTGGAGATGCTGACGTCGATCCGCCGGGCCGGCGCGGACATCGTGCTCACCTACTGGGCCGTCGAAGCCTCTGCCTGGCTGGACCGCGGATGA